The Rhodococcus rhodochrous DNA window TCCTCCCGCTCGTGGAGGTCAAACTGCGCACCGAACCGATCGAGGATCTGCGCATCGACTTCGAGGACGGTTTCACCCGCCCCGGCATTCCCGAGCACGAACGCGACGCCGACGAGGACGCCCACGTCGCCCGTGCCGCCGTCGCGCTCGCGACCGATCCCACCGCGACACCCTTCGTCGGCATCCGGTTCAAGTCCTTCGAGGCCGCCACTCGGCGCCGCGGACTCCGCACGCTCGACGCCTTCGTCGGAGAACTCACCGGAAGGTGCGCTCTCCCGGACGGATTCGTCGTCACACTGCCCAAGGTCACCGCACCCGAACAGGTCGCCGCCATGGTGACGGTCTGCGAACATCTCGAGTCGACCTACCCGCTCGTCGCACCCCTGCGGTTCGAGATCCAGATCGAGACGCCGCAGGCGATCTGCGGACCCGACGGCACCGCGGCCGTCGCCACGATGATCCGAGAGGCCCGGGGGCGCTGTTCGGGGCTGCACTACGGCACCTACGACTACTCGGCCGCGTGCGACATCGCCGCGGAGTACCAGGCGATGGACCACCCCGTCGCCGACCACGCCAAGGCCACGATGCAGGTCGCGGCAGCGGGCACGGGGGTGCGGTTGTCCGATGGGTCCACCAATCGCCTTCCCGTCGGCACCCGCGACGAGATCCGCGCGGCATGGGGACTGCACGCCCGCCTGATCGACCGGTCGCTGCGCCGCGGCTTCTACCAGGGGTGGGACCTGCACCCGGCGCAGCTGCCCACCCGCTACGCCGCGACCTTCGCGTTCTACCGCCGGTCGCTGTCCACCGCCGCGGGACGCATCGCGGCCTACATCGACCCGGCCCTGTCGTCGGGATATCTCGACGAACCCGCCACCGCCCGTGCTCTCGCCGCCTTCCTCCTGCGAGGAGCGAGTTGCGGAGCCCTCACCGAGAAGGAAGTATGCGATCGCACCGGCACGAATCTCGACCACCTGGCCCGACTTGCGGGTCGACCGACGGTGGTGACGCGATGACCACCGTGATCCGCGCGCAACGCGCCGTGGTGGGGGACGAGGAACGCAGCTGCGCCGTCCATGTGCGCGACGGCCGCATCGTCGCGATCGACGAGTACGACGGTGCCGCTCCGGCCGGTGCGCGGGAGATCGTCCTCGCCGACGACGAGGTGCTGCTCCCCGGCCTGGTGGATACGCACGTCCACGTCAACGAACCCGGCCGCACCGAATGGGAGGGTTTCGCGACGGCCACGCGTGCCGCCGCGGCCGGGGGAGTGACGACGATCGTCGACATGCCCCTCAACTCCATCCCGTCCACCGTCGACGTAGCGGCCCTCGAGGTGAAGCAGAAGGTCGCGGCCGAGCAGGTCACCGTCGACGTCGGATTCTGGGGTGGTGCGATCCCCGGCAACCTCGCCGATCTCGAACCGCTCTGGGACGCAGGGGTGTACGGCTTCAAGTGCTTCCTCGCGTATTCGGGTCTCGACGAGTACCCACCGCTGGACCGCGAGCAGATGATCGAGGCGATGCGCGTGATCGCCGGCTTCGGCGGTCTGCTCATCGTGCATGCGGAGGACGGACCGACCCTCGACGCGCAGGACCCGCCCGCCGGACCGCGCTACGACGACTTCCTGTACTCGCGACCACCGGTCGCCGAGTCCCGCGCTGTCGCCCAGGTCATCGACGGCGCGCGGCAGACCGGATGCCGCGTTCACATCCTGCACATGTCGGATGCGGGAAGCCTTCCGCTCGTGGCCGCGGCGAAGGCCGAGGGTCTGCCCGTCACCGCGGAGACCTGCCCGCACTATCTGTCGCTGTTCAGTGAGGAGATTCTCGACGGCTCCACACATTTCAAGTGCTGCCCGCCGATTCGCGAGGCCCGTAACCGGGAAGCGTTGTGGCGCGGCCTGGCCGACGGCACGCTCGACTGCATCGTCTCCGATCACTCACCGTGCCTGCCGGAGCTGAAGAAGTTCGTCACCGGCGACTTCGGCGAGGCGTGGGGCGGTATCTCATCGCTGCAACTCGGACTGCCCATCGTGTGGTCGGAGGCCCGCAAGCGCGGGCACACACTCGTCGACGTGGTGCGCTGGATGGCCGGTCGCACCGCAGACCTCGTGGGGCTGGCCGACCGCGGTGCCATCGCCGTGGGCAACAGTGCCGACCTGTGCGTCTTCGCACCCGACGACGCGTTCGTGGTCTTCCCGGAGCGGCTGCACCACCGCAACGCCGTGACGCCCTACGCCGAACGCGCGCTCGCCGGGGTCGTGCGGCAGACCTGGCTCGCCGGTGAACCGCTCACGGTCACCCTCGGCGCCACCGACCCCGCACCGCGTGGTGCGCTGCTCTCCCGAAAGGAAAACCGTTGACCGAAGCAGATTTCCTGCAACTGCCCGATCTCGTCGCGCGATCGCTGGGCGGGGCCGTCGTCTATGCGAACGACGAGTTCTTCGCGAGTCGCGAGAACCTGATCTCGCCGGGCGCACCCGATTTCGATCCGTCCGAGTTCGGGCACAAGGGAAAGGTCTACGACGGGTGGGAGACCCGGCGTCGCCGCGAACCAGGGCACGACTTCGCGGTGGTCCGGCTCGGCGTGCCCGGTGTCGTCGAGGGCGTGGTGATCGACACCGCCTGGTTCACGGGCAACTACCCGCCCTACGCGTCCGTCGACGGGGTGAACCTCGACGGCTACCCGACCGATCAGGAGTTGCTGGACGCGCCGTGGGAACCGGTCCTCGAGCGCGTGGCCCTGAAGGGCGATACCGCGAACGCCTTCGCGGTGGACGACGACCGGCGCTGGACGCATCTGCGCCTGAACATCTTTCCCGACGGCGGTGTGGCCCGATTCCGCGTGCACGGACATGCCCGCCCGGACCCGGCCTTCCTCACAGGCACGATCGATCTCGCGGCCCTCGAGAACGGTGGCGACGTCGTCGCGTGCTCGAACCGTTTCTATTCGTCGCCGCGCAACATCATCGGCCTCGGTCGCTCGCGGCACATGGGGGAGGGCTGGGAGAACGCCCGCCGCCGCGACGACGG harbors:
- a CDS encoding DUF6986 family protein, with product MPTGLHRLAAALDAQLADTDAAYAATYPGTDGARQPVHTVYVPADRYDAGIAARWGADALDVLDTHIDGPADLAAVTGIEPELADAVLPLVEVKLRTEPIEDLRIDFEDGFTRPGIPEHERDADEDAHVARAAVALATDPTATPFVGIRFKSFEAATRRRGLRTLDAFVGELTGRCALPDGFVVTLPKVTAPEQVAAMVTVCEHLESTYPLVAPLRFEIQIETPQAICGPDGTAAVATMIREARGRCSGLHYGTYDYSAACDIAAEYQAMDHPVADHAKATMQVAAAGTGVRLSDGSTNRLPVGTRDEIRAAWGLHARLIDRSLRRGFYQGWDLHPAQLPTRYAATFAFYRRSLSTAAGRIAAYIDPALSSGYLDEPATARALAAFLLRGASCGALTEKEVCDRTGTNLDHLARLAGRPTVVTR
- the alc gene encoding allantoicase, with the translated sequence MTEADFLQLPDLVARSLGGAVVYANDEFFASRENLISPGAPDFDPSEFGHKGKVYDGWETRRRREPGHDFAVVRLGVPGVVEGVVIDTAWFTGNYPPYASVDGVNLDGYPTDQELLDAPWEPVLERVALKGDTANAFAVDDDRRWTHLRLNIFPDGGVARFRVHGHARPDPAFLTGTIDLAALENGGDVVACSNRFYSSPRNIIGLGRSRHMGEGWENARRRDDGNDYVVIRLAGQGCVDHVEIDTSYFVGNAPGAVRLSGIPSEDAMSDESSWVELVPRTALLPDCRHRFRVDSPTPVEFVRLDVYPDGGIARLRVNGRLT
- the allB gene encoding allantoinase AllB yields the protein MTTVIRAQRAVVGDEERSCAVHVRDGRIVAIDEYDGAAPAGAREIVLADDEVLLPGLVDTHVHVNEPGRTEWEGFATATRAAAAGGVTTIVDMPLNSIPSTVDVAALEVKQKVAAEQVTVDVGFWGGAIPGNLADLEPLWDAGVYGFKCFLAYSGLDEYPPLDREQMIEAMRVIAGFGGLLIVHAEDGPTLDAQDPPAGPRYDDFLYSRPPVAESRAVAQVIDGARQTGCRVHILHMSDAGSLPLVAAAKAEGLPVTAETCPHYLSLFSEEILDGSTHFKCCPPIREARNREALWRGLADGTLDCIVSDHSPCLPELKKFVTGDFGEAWGGISSLQLGLPIVWSEARKRGHTLVDVVRWMAGRTADLVGLADRGAIAVGNSADLCVFAPDDAFVVFPERLHHRNAVTPYAERALAGVVRQTWLAGEPLTVTLGATDPAPRGALLSRKENR